CTGGAGTACGCAAAGACCATCCTGGATGCCGGCGCGAGCATCATCACAGTGCACGGCCGGCGGAGAGAACAGAAGGGACACAACACAGGACTGGCGGACTGGACTATCCTGCGCTACTTGCGAGACAATTTGCCCAAGGACACGGTCATGTTCGCCAACGGGAACATCTTGCAACATGCCGATATCCAGGCTTGTTTGGACGCTACAGGCGCAGACGGTGTCATGAGCGCTGAAGCAAACCTCTACGACCCTACCGTATTTGCCGAGCCGCCTGCAGTAGGAGAAGAAGGCCGCGAATACTGGCGCGGCAGGGATGGCAAGGGTGGATACAGGATGGATGCAGTCATGAGGCGGTACATGGACATCATCCACAAGTATGCGCTTGGCCAAGAACCACCAACAAGAAAGCCGCTGTGGATGCCAGGCGACCCAGAAGAGCCGGCACAAGAAGCTCCggacgaagaagaaggcccgccaaagaagaagcagaagcagacacagacacagacaccGAAGACAGCTGAGAAGAAGGGACAGCGCACCTCCAACCCCAACTTGACTGCCATGCAGGCGCATCTCTTCCATCTCCTGCGACCACTGGTATCGCAGCACCACAACGTCCGCGATGCGCTTGCCCGATCAAGGACTGGCGACATCGACGCCTTTGAGAATGTCCTGAAGCTCACCGAAGCAGCCGTCAAGGAAGGCATAGCTGCATACGAGGCAGAACAAGCCAGCGGCACCGCAAACACTAACCCCGTAGCCACCGATCAGCCTCTCGAAGACCTAGATCCTTACGAGTCCTCACTAGCCACTGTCGCGCGCTGCAAGCGCCCATACTGGGTCTGCCAGCCCTATGTGCGACCGCTGCCCAAGGAGGCAATTGAGAAGGGCAGCATGAGTCTGagtaagaaagagaagcgCAGACTAGAGATGGAGGCCGAAGAGGCGAAGAAGGCTGGGCTGGAGCCTGAGGGAAGGGTGCAAAGGGAGGACGTGGACAATGGTGACGtgaggagtagagagagcTTGGAGGTGAATGAGAAGAGAGCGGAGAAGAGCGAGGGCGTTGTCGAGGAGCCGAAAGAGGGCGTGGTTTGTGGGTAAGGTAAGTAGTAAGAGATGGGACGCGATATACCCGATCAAGACTTCAAACACCAACGTCAATAGTGACTTCAAGAGTGAGCTGCTGATTGTATATGGTCTGGGTTGCACACAGCCACTTACCATGATATGTTCGTATCACTGACACCGCCCCCATCCGCCTTGTCGTCCAGAAAGAACCTCAAGCTCCACAGGCTTGGGTTTGCTCTAAACTGGAGTATGAGGTACTGCTCTGTCATTGTAACCCGTCGCTGGCGCAACATCGCTCAGGTCAAGTCGCCTTCACCTCAGAACGACACGAGTCCTCTAAACACAAAAAAGCGATCTCTGACCTGGTTACCTCTTTCTGCTCAACCGCTGCGACTGGCTCAGCGCTATGGCGATCACACGAAGCCAGACCGCCAAAACGAGAGATGGCCTTCGGAGCCGCCTACCACAGCTTCAAAAGGCGCACGAACGCTCGCGAGAAGAAGTCCACCCCTCAATTCTGCGGTCAGCGAAGGTGAGAAAGGAAAAGCTCCATGTCAGAAGACACAGGTTACAGCGCATATGCGACTCGATTCTCGGTCCCAAACCCACCTTTCCTGGCACCATCATCATACCCGACTCAGTCGTTGCGAAACTCGAAGACGCCACACGCCTACAAAACATAGAAAACGATCTTAAACTACGCCAAGCACAAGTCTGTTGGGTCGATGGCTCGAACCGGAATGGCTTTCTAGGTGCTGGTGTGGTATGGCGCGATTCTGAACAGCTTTACTCAGCCAGTTACCAGCTCGGTCCAAACACTAAAGGCGACAGCACCGACGCCGAAgtcatcgccatcgccgccGCCCTGGGACGAGCGAAGAAATACACCCAGAGGGGGCATCAGTATCAACTTGTCCGGATTTACTCAGATGCTCGCGAAGTATTGAAACATATTAGAAATGGTACCTGCCACGCCGTAGGGCCGCTGTTGGTGAGGAAGACTGCGCTTGAGGGCTTATACGCACGCGCATATTGGCTTAAAGCGCACAAGGTACGCGTCGAGCTGATATGGGTCAAAGGGCATGCCAACAGCGAGGGGAATCAATCGGCGGATGCAGTTGCTTCCAATGCAGTGTCTGAACAGATCATCACTCGTAACGCGACTCCATCCACTTCCTGCATTCCCAAGACTGTAAACGACGTCCCAGATCTGTGGAAGAGTCTTGGTCAAGATTGGGTCGATGAGTGGCTCTGGCGTGCAAATGATGCTCGGACGCGGACTAGTCGGAACCTAACAGGAGACGTTCGTTGGAAGCAGGTAGTGGCATGGCAGCGATCACACAACATGCAGTATCCACTGCGGTCCCTTGTGTTCAAGTATAAAATCAGGACCTCCAACACGCTCTGAGCAAGACCACACAGCGATAAGAGTTTCTGAAGACAGACAGGCATGTCTAAACGAAGCCACACTCTTCCACACAGCTTTGCTACAGCACATGCTTGCGCAGACGAAGCAACCCGGTTATGGTATCAGCTCAAAAACCCTCCTGGCAGCCCTCAATCCTCGCAAGTAGGAGATATCATTACTATGTTGGACAACTTCCCACTGTACGAGCTCAAGTTGTCTGCAGAAGTAGGTGAAACTGTGGGACTTTTGCGGAAAACAATGAAGTTGGCCCAATAGATCCGAGCGTAACGACTACGGCTCTCCAGCGATCGAGGGTCAAGATCTATAACGCTGAAAGAAGGGTACACGAATTAGGCTACAAGAACCAGGTCATGGAAGTCTACCACTGAACGAACGCAAACGAGAGTGAAAGAAGCCATGCGACTCACAGTATTCTTAGGCTGTCCATGTATCGATCTGCGTACTGGAGAGCCAGATCGCATCGCCGCACTCACGTATTGGAAATCAGTGGAATAAATGCGCCTGGGATACTTGTTTACAGTCTGCGCACAGCTGACAAGAACGATTGAGACTAAAGTTGAGATCATGTGCATCGCGTTTGGCCTAAGGTGTTAAGCGAAGTCACTGTACATTATCGCATCATGCGGACTGGGTGTGACCTGCATGCGAGCTTCCGCGTCACTCGTCGTACAGGCGGGGTTCATGTGGACAATGAACCAGACTTGTTGACAGCGGCGAGGTTTCGAATAGCTTTACAATCCCCGCCAGAATTTGATGACCTGGTCCTGGATTCTTGGGAGCACTATTACAATCGGTACTTTTGGTACAATGGTTGTTCTCGCTGGCACAAGCTTCCACATTGCACAAGACGTTCggggaaaagaaaaacagaaCTGTTACTTTCACTTCACCTTCACCATTGAGCTCACTCATACGACGCACACACCCTGGAGAGTTGGTCTGGTGAAATTACTTGTTGAACAGTACGCCTTCTCCCCTCCGCATCCTCACTCAACTTAACATCGGCCCATTTGTCAGAAATGCGGTTGCAACTTGGCATCGTCGTCACTGAAATCGCTGCCTCCGCTGCTAGTCGCGCGCTCGATGTAGATAGAGCGATGGCAAGTGTCTCGCAAATGGCTCGTGATACCATAAAAGACATCCAGACGCCCGGACTAGCAGCGCCTCTGAGCTCACCAGACCAATCTCAACCAGCGAACAGGTTCAGATGCGATGGAGCTGTCCAAGGCTTCTTCGATGATGACATGGCCAGTGATGCCGACTGGAAGAAGTTCACTGACAAAGGTTGCGCACTAGTATGTTTTTTTTACTTGCAGACACTAACGAGTGCTAAATTCAACCAGGCGTATGGCCTTAATGGGAATGATCAGGAAGCCGGCCTGCAGATGGGAGACAAGCGCACACCGCCATCGGCGGCAAGCCCTTGGACGGGTGACCTCAATCAGGAGCTTCAGACCTGGGAATGGTCGATTGTCGATCCTACAACTTACTCTTGTAAGATGAACGACCACTGGAAGATCTCTGAAGCGATGAGGTCGCTTGGTCTGAATAGCAAGTCGAAACCAGAAGGCGGAGAAATCGCATGCTACAGAGTCGAGCATTGGGACCCAAAAGCGGGAACACCTGCAATCAACCAGTGGTACACCGTCGATGGTATTGAATATCAGGTAGGCCACTTACCACCCACCGTTCATCTCCCCCACACTGACAGCTTCACCGGCAACAAACGCACGCTACGAGTTCGGCACAAACACTGAAGGCGGTGCCATATTCGGCTTTTTCCTGGAATCACCCGTCTATGCTGCATCCAACACATGGTTCGGCGGCCGCAAGCCTGCCAACCCATCCAAGTTGCCTCAGCTACGCGCCTTCTCCGATATTCTATGGGGATACTGGGTCCGGGAGAACCCTAACGTCAGAAACATCCGCTTCTTCTTCATGATGGGCATCAGCAACGACGAAAACAAACCAGCTCATCGCCACCTGTCTTGCAGCGAATGGAAGGACGCTGAGCGAGTGGCCCGGCACCAAATTCGATACATCGACGGATGAGGGATACGCTTTGCTCGGTACGTGCTGAGAGTGACAGTCGATGTGTACGTGGTTGCGAGCGTGGGTTGTTGAGATGATACTAATTGGAACACGCAGGGAGTCCGAATGACGCCGCTTTTGCGTATTTCCTCATGCAGCGCAAGAAAGAGCTGGGGCACAAGACGGTGACACATGTCACAGTGTTCAGAGCTGGGACGGATGACGACCTGGCATTTGCGGATCCGCATTTGGTTTTCCATGTTGATGACGTGGAAAGAGAGGATGGTGACGGGAAGGTAAAAGAGATGGAGACTAGGGCTATCGTACAAGATAGGTGGGGTGCCGGAGCTCATAGTTCCAAGCTCTGAAGAATTGATGCTCCAATTCCGAACGTAGGACACATCCAACTTCGATCAAGGAAGTGCAGACTTATCCAGACCCCCTTTCTATTCTGAAAGCTGAGGGAATCAAACATCTTGTTTTCGTGTGTATGAATAATAGGCGACTACTCTATTCGAGGGTGGTTCAGTGCCAAACCTGTTATACCAAAAGTAAGATTCGAAGTTTTTGCAGTTGTGACTGGGTTTTCGAAGCCTTCGCTATGCCTTAAATGATAGAAGGAGGAAGGGTTCACGTCTCAAGCTGAATCTAGGAGTTGCTGAACGAAGCTCACTTCATTCCACGGAGTCACAGTGCTGTAAGTGTCATCTTACAGGTACGTTAAAAAGAGTTTGATGAGCCTGGATGCTGTCCAGGCACGAGAGGGGGTCGAGCGCACTGAACGGGAGACGGTTAGGACAGGACCTGGCCCAATCACGAAGGCGCGATTGATCTCGCCAAGTTCACGCCACCTACCACACATCTCTGGCTCCAACATCCCGTTCGAAACGCTCCAGCTGTACCTGTCTTGCCATGGAATAATTACAAAATCCTACGCTTCCTATCGCTAACCCTGCACGTCTGCTCTGCCTTTGCAATCTTCGACACACCGACTTGCAGCCTTGCGCCTTCCCCACAGCAAGTTCCCCGCATTTCGGCGACAAGGGCCACTTTTCCACGTCACTGCTGCTACCGGTAGTTCAGATTGTCGTGCAACATGTTCATCGACATCGACGCAGATGGAGTCACCAACAGCGCAGACGTTGCGCGCGATCTTCTCGATGTATTGCCTGATGAACTTCTACTCCAGCTTTTCGAGACGCTGGGTCGTATGTCGAAACGCGACTTGTGCAACGTGTCGCGGTTGAACAAGCGCTATCATCGCCTTGGTGATGCTGTGCTGTACAAGAGCGTCTTGTTCGAAACACCAGAATTGCACCTCACTTTCAGCGAGTCTCTGGGCCGTCGACCACGACGCGGATCGGCCATCTATGAAGTGAAGTTGGCGTACCCATCGTCAGAGCTGGCTCAGCTGGCCCTCGATGCCCCGTTCCGCAACCACTACGACCCGTCGCATTCGCTGTCAAGAATGTCAAATTTAATGAAGCTGGACATATCTTTGCCGGACAAGCTGCTTCACGGCATTGGGTGCCTCTTCAATGGGCCATTCGACCTAGCCTGCCTCAAGACGTGCACACTCTTCTACCAATGCGCCGACGACCAGTACTGGGATCTACGCGAGAACATCCACATCTTCGCTCATCCCGAACTTGAGAGTCTTACCATCCGGAGAGCGAAACTAGACGACCGGGGGTTCGACTCGCTCGAGCGTCCTCACGAGACAGCTTTGAAGAAACTGCGCCTGATCGAATGCGATATTAGCGACGATACATTGTCCGATGTGCTTGAGTTTCCCATAGGCCTGGAAGAATTCGTCATGACACAGCTTGAAGAGCCGGAGCCCGAGTTGGAAGAAAGCTCTGACAGCTTCAGCGACTATATCATCGCGCTCAGCTCACAAGCACACTCGCTAAAGAGCATCACTATTGACTTCCCAACCTTAGGCTGTCGCAAAACATTACGACTCAGAGAATTCGAGGCACTCAAGGAGCTACGTATGAACTGGGACTATCAGCTCTTTGGCAAGTCGTCCAAGAAGCCTCGCCTGCATTCGGTTGGCCTTCCTCCCGAGCTCGAGGTCCTCGAGTTCTTTAATGAACTAGGCAGGGACGAAGAAGTGACAGACCTCCTTTTGAGCATGCTTCAGAACAAGGCTGTCGTCGCACGAACACTAAAGAAGATAATTGTTGTCGAGGGCAACGACAAAGTGTTGAAAGAAGTAAAGAGCGCCTGCAAAGATCAAAACCTAGAATTAGACATCATTGGAGAACTAGACGTAGAGTCAGACTAGATGTCATAGAATCGATTCATGTATATAGACCAGTTAGGTTGTCGCTGCGTCAAGTCTACCTCAGCCAAGCCGGTTGTGCTCCCGGACGAACCACTCCTACTGCAGATTTACGGACCACTGTTAGGGACACACCGCTCGCATGTAGGGAGTCTCGAATTTGCGGGGCCAATTGGGTTTCCACGAATCAGCGGCTCGCTGAAAGTACAACATGAATTCCTCTTTCGACACGGAGGAGCTTCGTTTTCGAAAATTAGGATCTGTGTCATGATCTTCGGATACTCCACGACAGCGGGCCCTTGGAACTTTTGTTGCTCACCGAAACATCATTCTTAGATGGAGGGAGACTTAAAGCTTTGGCTCCCCCTGATACGGGTCAGCTCAACTGAACAAGCGCTGTTGTGTCTAAATCTCGGAAATAGTCCTTGTATTGAATACTCAAGATGCGTTCCGCAGCACTCAGCTCACTGGTTGCTGGCGCAGCGGCGTTGAATAATGGAGTCGGAAAGTTACCCAAAATGGGGTATAACAGTAAGATCTGGGGTAAACTCTTTTCGATCCCAGATTTTGATCTATGGCTTGTTCAGCGTTCAACGCCTTTGGCTGCAACTATAACGAGGAGGCGCTCCTGGATATGGCTCATTCCATGGTGGACGAGGGTCTCGTTGAAGCAGGATATAACTCCATCATCTTCGACGACTGCTTTACGAAGAAAGAGCGGGGTGATGATGGAAAGCTACTTGAAGGTAAGAAACTGTTCTTCGTACGCATTGACTTGATTTGACCGACCATACAGATCCGGAGAGGTTTCCTTCGGGTATGCGAAGCTTGGCTGACAAGCTCAAGGGGCTGGGCATTTCTGCAGCTGCCTACTCAGACGCTGGCTATAAGACATGTGCCGGGTATCCTGGATCTTATGGGCATGAGGAAGAAGATCTCCAAACCTTCAGCGAATGGGGCTTTGACTATCTCAAGTACGATAATTGCTACATTCCATTCGACAGTGAAGTGCAAGAGAATGTATATGATCGTTACGTACGCATGGCCAAAGCTATTGCCAGTCGAGCAGCAAAGAAGGATGAGGAGCCATTCTGGTTTTCTATCTACGAATGGGGTTGGCAGCAACCATGGATCTGGGGCAAACGACTGGGCCATAGCTGGCGCATCAACGGCGACATCAAACCGTGGTGGAACTCGCTCGCAGCCATCATCGACAACGCAAGCTTCCAGTACTAGGCAACCAAATTCTACGGGCATAATGATATGGATATGCTTGAGGTGGGTAACACAGGGCAGGGCGACCCCATCGGTAATCTCACCATCGACGAAGCGAAGAGCCACTTCACAGCCTGGGCTCTGCTCAAGAGTCCGCTCTTCATATCCAAAAACCTGCCCAACGCGACCGAAGAGGCTCGAGAAATTCACAAAAATCCAGACATCATCAAAATCAACCAAGATCCCAATGTTGGGGAATCCATCGCACCGTTCCGCTGGGGCTACGACCTGCCAGACAATGTCTCCAACGCTACGCATCTCGCACAGTACTGGTCTGGTAACAGCAGCTATGGCATTGTATTCATGCTTCTCAACACCCTTGATGTCCCGCAAGACATGTTCTTCAATTTGACTGAGAGCTGGGCCATCCGCTCGGGCCGCCTTTACGACGTGTACGACACGTGGGCGCATACAAACAACAGGACGACACTACGTAACATTACAGTTACATTACCGCCGCATGGTGTTGCAGCATTGCTGCTGAATGATGCAGGGCCCGGGCCCGAGCCAGCTGCGCTGGGATTGTCCTATTGCGCCATCTATTGGCAGTGCACATGGCCAAACGGGACTTATTACAGCAACTGAGTTCTAACATGCGAGAAATGCTGAGTCCTGCCTGGGCTCCTGTCTTTCATACACCTCTAACTATCTGGACTTATCCAGGTTGGAGTCTGTCAAGCTGTACGCTCTCGTGAGCAGCGGGTGGAGAAGGCCTTTGCTGGGCGTTCAGGTTTGACGGAAACCCTCAGATTCGTCGTCATCAGGTATCGAGCAAGATCAAAAAGTCCGGGTTCAGACGAACAAATGATATTCGATACTTCAGACGGCTGCGCAAGCTTCTGCAGGACAAGAGTGAGTACTTCGTAGAACAAGCAGCTATAAAGTCCTGCACGTACGGAAGACAAGCTCACACAAGCAACCTTGGCACTTGCAAAGCGCGGCACATCACGAAAGGTAATATCGCCTTGCATCCGAATACGCGCTGGGAGGTACGTTATCTGAACTGGAACTGGCGTGCTGTATCGTGAACTGCCTATTTGGTACTAGTAAGACCACATGCACCCTTGCCAAGTGTCGGCTGTCATGATAAGCAACGACAAGCCTCTGCTGCAGTTAATCTATTTGCACACCTACCATACCCTTTGATTATCGACAGAGTCTATTGAGCATCCCCCCTGACTACTTGCCCCAGTGCTCTTACTGGTTGCCGAGGCATGTCTTACGCACTGGTTTGTCCTTTACCGAAACGGGCACAGCACGAGAGGACCACAAACTAAGCTAACAATTGCAGGCTTACAAGGAAATTGCTGTTTTATGAAACAAATAACAGTAGGCTTTCCTGACGGCAGTGGTGCAGATGTCGAAGCGCTATCAAGTTTAGAACTCGGTCAGCTTCCCGAAAAGGAAGGCACATCAGTGGGGAAATCCACTGAACGTCGAATTGTTTCGTTAACATCGGCGAAACTCGAATTCTTTTGGGATTAGATCCTCAAAACCCTTGCAAGATTCGAATCCACTGCTGCATCGCCGTTTCGCCGTGCATACTATTGCAAAGCATGGTGGCAGCCAATCAAAACGTGAACTCTACGGAACTTTGCCCGACTGATCCTTTCCGCCGTGCTTTGGTCTATGCGGGAGAACAACACCAGCTTGATATGAAGCCATTTAATCAATAGAGATTAGGAGGGTATCATTGAAGGTCGATTCCGAGCCATTGGGCCATCACATGCAATGGTAGCGTGGGAATATACGGTGTTGCAGAGTCTCGAGATGAAGATGTATAAAGGTCAGAAGTATCTGCGTAAGACTTTTTGCACCTCAGGCATTCGTTCAACTTGTATACTTCGATTCCCTTACTTCTTCGGCAAGACCATCAACTCACTCCTATCAGTCAACATGAAGTTTTCCCTCGCGTTCGTCTCCGCCGCCATTGCTGGCTCCGCTCTGGCTCGTCCCTCTACGCTCGCCGGACGTGTTCAGTCTCGTGCGGATGGCACTCGCCGCCACAGGTCTCAGCCCCTGGTAGAGGTCGGCAGCACCTTCAAGGAGAACGCCAAGTTTGTTGAGGGTCTTGACAACAGCACCGCCCATGTCGAATACTCATCCAACTGGTCCGGTGCTGTTCTCGAACAACCATCTTCTGGTTACTTCACGTCCGCTACTGGCCGCTTCACCGTCCCAACTCCCAAGCACGTTGGTTCTGACGGTGATGAGTCCGGCTCGGCCTGGGTAGGCATTGATGGGGACTCTTGCTCCAGCGGTCTCCTTCAGGCCGGTATCGACTTCACTGTAACCAGCTCTGGTGCTGTGTCCTACGACGCCTGGTACGAGTGGTACCCTGACTATGCGTACGACTTCAGCAACTTCGCTGTCAACGCTGGCAACGTTATTCAGGTCGACATTACGGCCACATCGACCACCAAGGGCACCGTCAAGTTGACCAACGTCAGCACCGGCAAGAGCGTCAGCCAGACTCTCAGCGCGCCCAGCGGCTCTGTCTTGTGCCGTCAGAACGCTGAATGGATTGTTGAGGACTTCGAGAGCGGTGGCAGCCTGATTGCTCTTAGCAACTTTGGTACAGTTGTCTTCACTCAGGCCAGTGCTGCTCTTAGCACCGGCGGATCTGAAAGTCTCAGCAGCGCTACTATCCTCGACCTCAAGCAGGATAGCACTGTCTACACTGATGTTACCATCAACAGCGACTCGCAGCTCACCGTCAAGTATGTCTGAGTAATACGTGTCCGAGAAAGAGGGActaagcagaagaagagagggGTTGCGTTTGTGACGCAAGTTGGTCATGCATGTGCTAGTGATGACATGGCGGATTGTGATTTACCATGACGATAGATAGATAGCAGAGTGGCGATTGCAATATCAATGATTTGTATCTCTGAGCCTTATTCTTAAGTATTTTTGCTTTTGTCGTTCCGATGTATGACTGTTGCATGGAAAGGCCACCATCATCATGCCTACCGCTGAGACTGGTGACTTGCCCCTGTGCCTCGATAAAGCGCCCCGCATAAGCTTTAAATGCGGTCGAAAATAATTTTTCTATTACTGCAAGGCCAGCAGTTCGTAGTCGATCCGGTCTGGCTGCATACATTCAGCTGTATATCAAGGGTCCACCATTAGTATTTGGCCTCTGTTGTATATACCTACATCCATTCACAGGATTTAAACACTGTGATATAACTCCTCGGCGGAGTGTCACAGGTCCTGCCGTGCCTTTCGCTCCCATATCTGTCTTCCCTTTGTCGTGTCGGTCTATCatagacctcctgtcttccAGGGGATCTCACATTTCGACTTCACTTGATTCGTCTTTTCAAACGACGTACTTTCTCGAAGCTGGAGGGAACATAACCCGATACTCGGCCTTCCATAACGCTCTCTACAAGCTCCGTCCATTTTTCTTTACTCTGTGCTCAGCTGTGCTCTACAAACAAGACAAGAAACTATTAAGAGTGAGTAGAATTGCCGGGATTGCGCCTAGGCCCAGCCCATGATAGCAAAACAGGGCAGGTATATTGCTGAGTATGCGCTTCGGCCCAGACATTGCTAGCAAGTAAGAGCGGGGAAATATCCTGGGTTTGGACACGGAACCTCTCAGGTCAATAACCTGACAACACGCCATTCAACAACAAGAGATATCTTAATACACGACACACTTGGAGCCACTTTTATCCTCATACAAAGTACCTGACTCTCTGGTCTCCTTAGTAAGTCGTCCCCATCTTGATCTTTACAATGTTGAGAAGACACACTCTCGATGACCTGACACTACTGTTCACCTGTCCTTGACATTTCGACCTTTCAACCTGTGTTCATTTATTCAACAACATATACTTCCAAGCCACATATTCCGTGCTTCCAGCCCTATATATCTGGTAAGTTTTATGAAAGCTCACCACGTCTCCGCCCCAATGATGCAACAGTTTTGCAACAAAGATGTTCCACTAGATCTTGATATTTTCAGATTCTTACTTCCTAGCCAGGTTACATCTCCGTGCGAAAGGAATCTGttttcttatctttaaggctCGCAACCACGAGATGAGCTTCATATACATACATGCACAAGAAACGCATCGGCCACAACTCTACATTCTCTTCTAGCACATGCCTTCATCACATGTCCATCACCCATCTTATACTACAGCTTCAAGTGACTACTAGCTGATTACCTTTTCTGCCGCTTGCACTTGAAGTTTGGACTAATCCAGCCGTTCAGAATCCGACTTTCTAGTGCACAGC
This genomic window from Ascochyta rabiei chromosome 11, complete sequence contains:
- a CDS encoding Alpha-galactosidase; its protein translation is MDMLEVGNTGQGDPIGNLTIDEAKSHFTAWALLKSPLFISKNLPNATEEAREIHKNPDIIKINQDPNVGESIAPFRWGYDLPDNVSNATHLAQYWSGNSSYGIVFMLLNTLDVPQDMFFNLTESWAIRSGRLYDVYDTWAHTNNRTTLRNITVTLPPHGVAALLLNDAGPGPEPAALGLSYCAIYWQCTWPNGTYYSN
- a CDS encoding tRNA-dihydrouridine(16/17) synthase (NAD(P)(+)); translation: MASETAPSVQTHGNSNSNGNSNGNSNGNSNGNSNGNGNSNGNSNGNSNSSSNNNNNGNGNGNGMTPARGSKVKLHGRAFYESIGSPKLILAPMVEQSEFAWRLLSRSFLPPAQQTNLLAYSPMFHSKMFGDKAHYRDSHFQPLKSTLPSPPDSYHVSQLPVSERHLDGNPAFDRPLTVQFCSNDPDDLLAAAKHVAPFCDAVDLNLGCPQGIAKRGKYGAFLQEDWGLIARMIRKVHDELDVPITAKMRVLETKEKTLEYAKTILDAGASIITVHGRRREQKGHNTGLADWTILRYLRDNLPKDTVMFANGNILQHADIQACLDATGADGVMSAEANLYDPTVFAEPPAVGEEGREYWRGRDGKGGYRMDAVMRRYMDIIHKYALGQEPPTRKPLWMPGDPEEPAQEAPDEEEGPPKKKQKQTQTQTPKTAEKKGQRTSNPNLTAMQAHLFHLLRPLVSQHHNVRDALARSRTGDIDAFENVLKLTEAAVKEGIAAYEAEQASGTANTNPVATDQPLEDLDPYESSLATVARCKRPYWVCQPYVRPLPKEAIEKGSMSLSKKEKRRLEMEAEEAKKAGLEPEGRVQREDVDNGDVRSRESLEVNEKRAEKSEGVVEEPKEGVVCG
- a CDS encoding Alpha-galactosidase encodes the protein MACSAFNAFGCNYNEEALLDMAHSMVDEGLVEAGYNSIIFDDCFTKKERGDDGKLLEDPERFPSGMRSLADKLKGLGISAAAYSDAGYKTCAGYPGSYGHEEEDLQTFSEWGFDYLKYDNCYIPFDSEVQENVYDRYVRMAKAIASRAAKKDEEPFWFSIYEWGWQQPWIWGKRLGHSWRINGDIKPWWNSLAAIIDNASFQY